One Thermoanaerobacter pseudethanolicus ATCC 33223 DNA window includes the following coding sequences:
- a CDS encoding RelA/SpoT family protein, with protein sequence MLDKVINRIKKYMGDDANLELIYKAYDFAVNAHEGQMRNSGEPYIVHPIEVAFILADLELDITTIAAGLLHDVIEDTDVTYDQLMENFGKEIADLVDGVTKLGKIEYKSKVEQQAENMRKMLIAMAKDIRVILIKLADRLHNMRTLKYLPLDKQKEKAEETLEIYAPIAHRLGISKIKWELEDLCLRYLHPEEYYDLVEKVAAKRKEREEFIQNIITTIKEKLKEMGIQAEVDGRPKHFYSIYKKMKTQNKTFEQIYDLLAVRIIVNTVKDCYGVLGIVHTLWKPIPGRFKDYIAMPKPNMYQSLHTTVIGPKGEPFEIQIRTWEMHKTAEYGIAAHWKYKEGKTTEDEFDQKLSWLRQLLEWQKELKDAKEFMETLKIDLFTDEVFVFTPKGDVINLPAGSTPIDFAYSIHTEIGHRLNGAKVNGKIVPINYQLKNGDIVEILVSPNKDRGPSRDWLQIVKSSQARNKIRQWFKKEKREENIARGEEMLERDLRRHGIQPAMIKSEIWEEVLKKLNIHTIEDLYATIGYGGLTLNQVIPRIKEEIKKSQKEIGLKSVPIDKAGKKKEKTGGTGVIVKGVDNVMVRFAKCCSPVPGDEIIGYVTKGRGISIHRKDCPNVKEYLFDRNKIVEVEWDQDRNILYQADIQIMASDRFGLLTDVTSVLADVKIAVKAVNARTTKDNIAIINLTLEIISKDQLERVMNKLKALEGVMDVYRLSA encoded by the coding sequence TGGCTGACCTGGAATTAGATATTACCACTATTGCAGCAGGCCTTTTACATGATGTAATAGAAGACACAGATGTAACTTATGACCAATTAATGGAAAATTTTGGAAAAGAAATTGCTGATTTGGTTGATGGAGTTACAAAACTTGGTAAAATAGAATACAAGAGCAAAGTAGAGCAACAGGCAGAAAATATGAGAAAAATGCTTATAGCAATGGCAAAAGACATTAGAGTGATACTCATAAAACTGGCTGACAGGCTTCACAACATGAGAACTCTCAAATATTTACCTCTTGACAAACAAAAAGAAAAAGCGGAAGAGACTTTAGAGATTTATGCCCCTATTGCTCATCGCTTAGGAATATCTAAGATAAAATGGGAATTAGAAGACTTGTGTTTGAGATATTTGCATCCGGAGGAGTATTATGACCTCGTAGAAAAGGTTGCTGCCAAAAGAAAAGAAAGAGAAGAGTTTATACAAAATATCATAACTACAATTAAAGAGAAATTAAAAGAAATGGGAATACAAGCAGAAGTAGATGGGCGACCTAAACATTTTTACAGTATCTACAAAAAGATGAAAACGCAAAATAAAACTTTCGAGCAAATTTACGATTTGTTAGCAGTGAGGATAATTGTTAACACCGTAAAAGACTGTTATGGCGTATTAGGAATTGTGCATACTTTATGGAAGCCAATTCCTGGAAGATTTAAAGATTATATCGCTATGCCAAAACCTAATATGTATCAATCCCTTCATACTACAGTAATAGGTCCTAAAGGAGAACCTTTTGAAATACAAATAAGAACATGGGAGATGCACAAAACGGCAGAATACGGTATTGCAGCCCATTGGAAATATAAAGAGGGTAAGACTACAGAGGACGAATTTGACCAAAAGCTTTCTTGGCTTAGGCAGCTTTTAGAATGGCAGAAAGAGTTAAAAGATGCAAAAGAGTTTATGGAAACATTAAAAATTGATCTTTTTACAGATGAGGTTTTTGTCTTTACTCCTAAAGGGGATGTCATAAATCTTCCAGCGGGGTCTACTCCTATTGACTTTGCGTACAGCATACACACTGAAATAGGTCATCGATTAAATGGTGCTAAAGTAAACGGTAAAATAGTCCCTATAAATTATCAATTAAAAAACGGTGATATTGTTGAGATATTAGTAAGTCCAAATAAAGACAGAGGTCCAAGTAGAGACTGGCTCCAGATTGTCAAAAGTTCTCAAGCGAGAAACAAAATCAGACAGTGGTTTAAAAAAGAAAAAAGAGAAGAAAATATCGCTCGCGGCGAGGAAATGTTAGAAAGAGACCTCAGGCGTCATGGAATACAACCTGCTATGATAAAAAGTGAGATATGGGAGGAAGTGCTTAAAAAACTCAACATTCACACAATAGAGGATTTATATGCAACAATTGGTTATGGAGGGTTAACTTTAAATCAGGTAATACCGAGAATTAAAGAAGAAATCAAAAAATCTCAGAAAGAAATAGGTTTAAAGTCCGTTCCAATTGATAAGGCTGGAAAGAAAAAAGAGAAAACAGGCGGAACGGGGGTCATTGTAAAAGGTGTAGACAATGTAATGGTCAGGTTTGCAAAATGTTGTTCTCCTGTTCCAGGGGATGAAATAATAGGTTATGTTACTAAAGGAAGGGGAATTTCTATTCACAGAAAAGATTGTCCCAATGTAAAAGAATATCTTTTTGATAGAAACAAAATTGTAGAGGTTGAGTGGGATCAAGATAGAAATATCCTTTATCAAGCTGATATACAGATTATGGCTAGTGATAGATTTGGACTTTTGACAGATGTTACTAGTGTTCTTGCAGATGTAAAAATTGCTGTAAAGGCTGTCAATGCTAGAACAACAAAAGACAATATTGCAATTATTAACTTAACTTTAGAGATTATTTCAAAAGACCAACTGGAAAGAGTTATGAATAAGTTGAAAGCTTTGGAAGGGGTAATGGACGTTTACAGATTAAGTGCATAG
- the dtd gene encoding D-aminoacyl-tRNA deacylase → MRAVVQRVSRGEVSVGGEMVSSIGKGFVVLVGISIDDNENDVMYMADKIVNLRVFEDEEGKMNLSLLDIGGEVLLVSQFTLLGDVRKGRRPNFMMAQKPQEALKYFNLLVKEIEKRGVSVKTGIFQAMMKVLIENDGPVTILIDSKKVF, encoded by the coding sequence TTGAGAGCTGTTGTTCAAAGGGTGAGTCGCGGAGAAGTAAGTGTAGGTGGAGAAATGGTAAGTTCAATAGGTAAAGGATTTGTTGTTTTGGTTGGTATATCTATTGATGATAATGAAAATGATGTAATGTACATGGCAGATAAAATAGTGAATTTGCGGGTCTTTGAAGATGAAGAAGGAAAAATGAATTTGTCTCTTTTAGATATAGGAGGAGAAGTCCTTCTTGTCTCTCAATTTACTTTGCTTGGAGATGTGAGAAAAGGCAGAAGACCTAACTTTATGATGGCTCAAAAACCACAAGAAGCTTTGAAGTATTTTAATTTATTAGTCAAAGAGATTGAAAAAAGAGGCGTAAGTGTCAAAACAGGTATATTTCAGGCAATGATGAAAGTATTAATTGAAAATGACGGACCAGTTACAATTCTCATTGATTCTAAAAAAGTGTTTTAA
- a CDS encoding MBL fold metallo-hydrolase, with protein MKIQRYVVGLYKANCYIVSDEETRETIVIDPGEYLSEIQDYIGVNKLRVKYILLTHGHFDHIGGVEELRKVTQAEVAISKEDAPMLLDPSLNLSKMVYKKIQCSAADILLNGGDILYFGKYAIEVLHTPGHTKGGVCFKIDNVCFTGDTVFKGSIGRYDFPGGDFDTLMDSIKNKLLVLEDDVVIYPGHGESSTIGKEKRINLFLRE; from the coding sequence ATGAAAATACAAAGGTATGTGGTAGGACTTTATAAAGCCAATTGTTATATTGTTTCTGACGAGGAAACTAGGGAGACAATTGTAATAGACCCAGGGGAATATTTATCTGAAATACAAGATTATATTGGTGTTAACAAATTAAGAGTAAAATATATTTTACTCACTCATGGTCATTTTGACCACATAGGTGGAGTAGAGGAGCTGAGGAAAGTTACTCAAGCAGAAGTTGCTATTTCAAAAGAAGATGCTCCCATGCTTTTAGATCCCAGTTTAAATCTATCTAAAATGGTCTATAAAAAAATACAGTGCAGTGCCGCAGATATTTTATTAAATGGTGGCGATATTTTATATTTTGGGAAATACGCAATAGAAGTCCTACACACTCCAGGTCATACAAAAGGCGGAGTGTGTTTTAAAATTGACAATGTCTGCTTTACAGGAGATACTGTTTTCAAAGGCTCGATAGGAAGATATGATTTTCCTGGTGGAGATTTTGATACTTTAATGGATTCTATAAAGAACAAGCTTTTGGTATTGGAAGATGACGTAGTGATATATCCGGGTCATGGCGAGTCTTCAACAATTGGAAAAGAAAAGAGAATTAATTTGTTTTTGAGGGAATAA